In the Thunnus albacares chromosome 10, fThuAlb1.1, whole genome shotgun sequence genome, gaggcttcaagtttccacatcactcttgtgtaagttgaatattggaccaggattgtcTCCAAACTAAtcgtgatgtcacaaatcaagcTCATAGGCCCACCCCCAGATTTTCAATAAGCACAGATAAATTTCCACCTTcaacaaataaacatgacagccctccagtgtcaaactctgcacagtgtgaagctcaaacatccaactgtaggaacaagaagaaaatatttttgaatggaggggAACTTTGAGTATTTATGCTTTTTAGAATTGTTTAGTGACAAATGATTAGCTACTACTATGTTATTTCCTGCTACGTCCtacagataaacacatttttagccAGTTATTACTATATAATTATGTAAGACATGTTAGTTAATGACTGTACTACCTATTTAATAAATATGCCCACTGAGCCTGTCTGAACAAATATTGAAAATCAGTGGACAAGTCAGTCTTCTTTTATAGAAGCAAAAATGCTTTATGGTTATCTTTGTGCAACACTGATGAATATAGTGGAGGATTGGTATATGTACTGTTTCAGTTTCCATGTATTAACATGAAAAGAACTGGTgtcattggtgtgtgtgtgtgtgtgtgtgtgtgtgtgtgtgtgtgtgtgtgtgtgtgtgtgtgtgtgtgtgtgtgtgtgtgtgtgtgtgtgtgtgtgtgtgtgtgtgtgtgtgtgtgtgtgtgtgtgtagtttttcTGGCGTCGGAGGACCCTGATGGCCAGGCCCATGATTAAAGAGACAGGAATGGCTTCACTGCTTCTGGAGAACCCTTATTATAtccttctcttgttttttcacatctgctgtttttttgttaatttcccTCGAAAATAATTCTCATGGACAGCCCCTGGTACCCTATATTGTCTGCATCCTACTGTGCTTTAACTTATACTATGGCACTTTTAGCTGTGTATAGTTTTGATAATGTAGAATAAAATTATAACCATATCTATAAAAGGTTATATTATTCTCTGAAACATTTGTGTGCTGTTTGAATTTGAAAAGATACAAGCTTAAATCATAAATTATAGCATTTTTCTGGTTTGATCATTTGGAACTTCAGCTAGTAAGTAGTATGACAAATGGTAAATGGTCACATGACAGGTTACTGCTGCTTTAAAGGGGCACTTCAGTGGTTTAATGTTGCGCTTCCATCACGTCGAGTTATGATacccaaaacagacaaaaaatgaGGATATTCTAACTTTTAGTTCCTAGTGTGGGTCACACCCCAAAAACACTAATGCCCATAATGCAATACTTCATTAGACTAATATAATATCCCAATGTATTTTAAACTCCACATGTCTGATTTGAAACACAGGCTTTTAGGCATATAGATTTACAGTCTCCAAGGTCAAGCTGGGatacagtgcattcagaaagtattcagaccccttcacttttttcacatcagacttgacaaagctctttcagagccacagaagacattatacaactgttttcacaggctgaagTACTCCCCATGACATGTAAACTGACTTTCTTGCGTAAAATTAGTGTGGTGTTCCATTAAGTGTGTATATTCAGTGTTAATCTAATACCTTGAACATATAGTAGGCTAACAGGTTTGCAGGCACAATCAATAATTTGCAAgcataatcaataaatattaaagAGTGTATTTGTTTGCTTGCAGCATGCACATACATGGAAGTGGGTAGAAGAGAGAATTAAGAAATCTTCTGATATACATCATAATTCTGTCGTCTGTTTATATGATTATGTCTTCTTGTTATCTTTATCTGATGTCATGGAAATTGGTATGTtatctgtgaaaatattttctatTCCTTGACTAACCTTTTACATGGCTATCGTAAACCCAAAGACCAACTGTAAGTTAACACCCCATCACACACTAGTAACCTATTTGGGTTTTTGATTTCCCAAAGTGGACCAGAGTGGGCTTTTcggttttaaaaatgaagaatttTCAAAACTTAGATGCCTGACAAGGGCTCAGGATGCATTTGATGGCTACTTACATGTCATCATACGGCTGTAAGTAGTGACTTgccaacaagctaactgttttgactttgtattttggttttaaaatctgaaaagaaGAAATCTAAACAGCCCTTAGTTTGCCAGGATCTGATGATGATTGTGCTCTTTGTAATATAACTGACTGGCAGAGCATGTCTTTAGTACAACAAACATGTGCATTGTCAGTAACATTGGTTATTTGTGGTtcaaatacagacagaaagtttgtataaatacagtaaagcCCAAAATATTATGTATTCTTTTGACTAATACAGATATTGAGATTTTAACAACATATCATctgatattcatatttttcatgttaatgTCAAAAATTGCAATCTAATTGTGTGGAAGCAGAATTACAACTTGCATTAggtttgtaatttatttttgaataagttgttttgtctgtaactTGCTGCATATGTTTGATACCTCAGCatcacacatatacaaaaatCACAACACTACTGCTTGGGTATTTGGGATCTTGGGCAGAATGAGATGTCCCATTTTGTCTTCACCACTTCATTGTGTGTTCAAGCACACAATCAATCTCTGATTGCTATTGTTTGTTACTAGTGAGAGTTTGGCAGGTTGGACTGGGTATTGTTTGAAATGTATGCTTGTGCTGATGCAGATATCAAAACTACTTTTTCCCTCACATTGAGAagtataaacatgttttttttctaaaaaatctttttttttcattgaacaAAAAAGCTCTCAAATTACATGTCATGTCAATTATGAATCTAACCAGATATTCAGCTTTTAGTATTCGATAGTTTTTGATACTctgtatgaaaaatgtattgacaTTCAATACCCTGCCTTGTGTTGAAAATCTGGGAGAGGAAATTTGTAGCTTGCGCCTTCGCAGAAGACAGCATGGATTCACAGCACTTACAATGGATCCCAATGGAGATGCAGCAAAAAAAGTATCATAACAAACTTCTCAAACCACTCCTGAAGCGTAACTGACCTCTCCCATGTTGATATATGTATATTCAGTGTGTTCCAAACTCATTCTTTCTCCACAATAAAGCTAAATACACTATTTCTGTGTTGCGCTGTCATCTCCATAGCTTCAAAGTTCCATTGGAAGTATTAtatttgtgaaatgtgaaaagtgccttgagatgacttctgttgtgatatggcgctatataaataaagattgattgattgattgattgattgatatatttaactatttatttgGTAAAGCAGTGGGGATCAGCATAGAAGTGGACTATCCTACAGGGGtgatttgagaagtttctatggatggtttgatgtgttttttctcatgACTCAGGGTCAATTTTGGAATCTATTCTAACTGATGTGAATTCAGGCTAACTACAGCTGCCATCCTCTGTGAAGAAACAAGCTATTAACTGCTCAGAGCCACCTGCAAGACTGGAGGGGGTGATAATCAAATACTAAGATAGATTGCTGGGATTAATTAAATGTAAAGTAAACAGGGACATTATTTGTGAGCATTTTAGGCGGTCCAGTTTAAAGAATGTGTCAGACCTGTTTGTGATGGGAGGGGCTTTGATCCTGGAGTCCACAGTGCTTCTCCGTTggctggagagagagggatacTGGCCTCTAGGAATGACTGGCATCTCCATGGGAGGATATGTGAGTcaccaaaacaacacacatgctGTCATTTCATATGTTAATGCAGTTTTCACATCACTTTCCTCTTATCAAATCCATATATTCTCCCAGTTTTGCACTAAATAAGTAGCCAACATGCTTGTTATCCTGGAGACCCATAGTCACCAGCATCTTGCTTTAAACATGATAATAAATGTCTTACATGCAAGTCCGCATAAAAATACAATTCCAAAATAATGCTTAAtccttctctgtgtgtgtgcagatggcATCCCTGGCAGTGACTAACTGGCCGAAGCCCATCCCTCTGATTCCCTGTCTGTCCTGGTCCACTGCCTCAAGTGTCTTCACCACGGTAACACACCCTTTCTACCTGACATGAATAATTCAGAAGACTTATTACTGCAGCATTAGGGTTGACTTCATAACCAAACACTTTAGTAGAGGTTCTGTAAGTGTTTTCTCCTTACTGCTTTGAGTGTAAGTAATGTggcacaaaatccacagtccttgttctgtgcaaaaatgcattctaaagttcagctgaagctaatatgaggcttcaacagttTGAGTTAGACAAATCTAGAcggtatcttccaaagttagtctttttagtatcaaGTTCCCCCTTTGTGGAAACAGTGTGGTTATCATACTAACAACattgtaactttggaagatacccTGTAGATTTGTCAAAGTCAGACTGCTGAATCCTAATGTTTCAGCTGAACCTAAGAACACTTATTTGcacagaacaaggactgtggattttattacCTATTATTTACAGTGAGAGCCAGCATGGataggaggaattattacagtgaCCAATAACTCTTTAAATGTACATACaggcatgtgagtattgttttaaaatatatttgaaaaaatgtgaacctatccctTAATGTGAGGATGAATTGGTTCAGattgtggttgttttttcttGACTAAAACTGGAGCACAGTagctctgtgtgtatgtgtgtttgctacCACATATTGTCCTCCTATATGACCctgtcacactgtgtgtgtgtgtgtgtgtgtgtgtgtgtgtgtgtgtgtgtttgtagggtGTGCTGAGTAAAGCAGTGAACTGGACAGAGCTGGAGAAGCAGTATGCCATTAATTCAGTGTATGAAGAGATCATTAAGCTGTTGGAGTACTGTGGGGTATGTTGTCCTTCAACTGTTCATGAAGATCCCTTACTCATTCTCTTACATAGTGATTAAAAATGTTCAATTGTTATGTAGTGTTTAAATTTCTCATAAGAACCAGGGCAGCACAACTGGCTTTAAAGCCCCTGGAAAGGCAAATTAATCATGCTATTAATCAGGCTATTAATCATGTAATTTGGGATCTAATGTGCATATAGTAAACACCTAAAaagtaaatggactgtacttgtatagcacctttctagtcttccaaccactcaaagcacttttacactacaaatcacattcacctaTTCACACATACGCTGAATGGGAACaaggctaccatgcaaggtcccaacctgcccatcagaggaaactaaccattcacacacattcatacactgattgcacagccatcaggagcaatttggggttaaatatcttgcccaaggacacgtcggcatgtggactggaggagccaggaattgaaccgctgatcttccaattagtggacaacctgctcaacctcctgagccacaggaCATAGCTTTTGACATGATAGTAGTAGCAGGTGCTAACAGGCTAAGCTAACTGTGTCAGTGGCTAACCAGCTTGAGGAAACTACAACTGTGGGTCCCAAAaggaagtaaaactacaactgtgggtCCTTATAACGCTTATCACTTcaatttttcatataaaaaatgaagttcaagcGACCATCTCACCTTCTCGCACGGGCGTAACCATAGAAACGTTTATGATGAAGATGACATcgttttctcctccagcacacCAACAGGCGGGCACTGTGCCATGCGGCTACTATAATACTGTACGCAGCTACTATAGTAAAAATCACGGGTGCTGGTGTATAAATGAACCAtccttttattccaaaagtcaTAAATAAAGCAAGGGAAGTACATTTTATAAAGCCCTGAGGGCGGGAGTGGATGAACCCACTTAAAGAGTACCCGCCCAGACGGGACGCTCTAAGAAGTAAAGTGAACAAGCTCGCAAGGAGGCaaggatcatttcattggtcaacactaaACCTGGCCTTCTATTGGTTTGGGGATTTTGACACGGTTGTTGCACAAAAAGTccaagagcagaggagaaatctgagagcagaagtTTCAGTGCAAGGAGAAGAGCTGAAGCTTGAGcgcaggaaatctgtgcaagcaacattatatttgagtgcaagggcagggttttgagggacaaattacaaaatctgaacgtgaaatcaataaattatgctctcaaattgatataccacgctcttgaataaagatagggaaATAGCTCCATAGGGCTAAACTAGAAAATTTATTACTTAATAAATACCTGCCTAATCATATTTAAGAGAAAGATGATTGACGTGGCTATCTGGCCAAGCTGATTTCCCAACACTTACTTACATCTCCCCCATGAGAAAacaatggtaaatggactgtacttgtatagcgcctttctagtcttccgaccactcaaagcgctttttacactacgaatcacattcacccattcacacacattcatacgctgaatgggtacaggggctaccatggaaggtcccaacctgcccatcagagaaagctaaccattcacacacattcatacactgatcaggagcaattttggggttaagtgtctggaggagccaggaatcgaaccgctgatcttccgattagtggatgactgctctacctcctgagccacagccgccccaaaTGCACTGCACTTCTCTTTGCTTTTAGCTAGAATGAGAATTCAAATTAGCCTGATGTGGTATGAAAGTTACttaagctaactagcagacttgGGTACACTAtccaaatctgtattaatcacGGAGTTGATAATAAGCTCAAAAGTTTTGAAtagaaaagctaatgctaaccgtttcatgtaaatgaatggaagatgctaaaacgaTTAGCATCATACTGGCGCAGGAGTAGAAATACCTCAGTATTTGGGGGGATACCTAGAATTTCCTCAAGCGTCcgaggtgaaacagtctctgctTTGCCTTTCTCATCACTGAGTCAGTATGCAGCACCCAGGTCAGGCCCTTGGTGATGTGGACACCAAGGTACTTGAAGCTGTCCACCAAGGACCCGTTGATATTAAGGGGGGCGTAGTTCCTTCCCTGCTTCTTCCCAAAGTACACTATCAGTTCCTTAGTCTTTCTGATGTTCAGGAGTAGGTTGTTGTCCTGACACCAGTGGGTCAGGTTGTCTACTTCCTTCAGGTAGgccttttcattgttatctgtgatcaGGCCCAACACAGCTGTGTCATCAGCTAACttgatgatggtgttggagTTGAAAATGGCTACACAATCATGTGTGTACAGGGAGTGCAGCAGCCAttcaaagcacttcatcacTACAGAGGTGAGTGCCACTGGGCAGGAGTCATTCAGGCAGGCGGGTCTTGTTTTTGTGGGCACAGAAATGATGGTGGACTTCTTGAAGCACATGGGAATGACAGACAGAGCCAAGGACAGGTTGAATATCATTGTGAACACTGGCGCAAGTTGGTCAGCACATAGTTTTAGGACCCACCCATTGATACTGTCTGGTCCTGCTGCTTTCTTGGTGTTGCTTGAAAGCCCTCTTAACATCATGCTCAGAAAGGGTGATAGTTGTGGAAGGTGCACCAACCTATCCATTAACCTCTGTTTTAGCTGTTCTTGCTTGCTGGCTGCTGATCAAAGCAAGCATAAAAGTATAGTAAAAGGATTCTGCTGGAGAACTAATCCCCtattaacaaacacatacatgaacacatataacacatacaTTAACACATATGAGCCTCAAAAAGTACAATGTGTCTGTCTTTTGGTCTGTGTGTCCACATTTATCAGGCTGATTCCTTTAAGATGGGTCAAGAACTTGTGAAGAACTCTCCAGGTAGTGTGGACTCTTTAGAGCATCTGCTGGGCTTGTCTGGAGATGACAACGCATCAGAGGCCAAGTACTGCAAGGCTGGGGGGGAAGCTGAGGCTGGTCGAGGCCTGTTGATTGGAGGCCCTGGAGACAAAGTAGACCAATTATTATCATCAGTGAACAGCAGTGGAATTAACTTAGACACTCTACCAAGGTAATCAATTGAAGGACAAGGCTTCAcatattatgtttatatttgtaatatCCACTTTTTCTCCCTTTGATATATTGAAAATACATGTGCAAGTTACACATTTATAGTTTCCTGGACATATGTTCCATATATCTATAACTTACATATACATTGGTAAgttgaatatatttaaacacCTATCTATCTAATCTATCATTAGGGCTCCTAGCACATTgtactgataaatataattgttaGAATACTTGCTcgaacactgttttttttcactgaaaagagTTGATCCATAGATGGgtgaaaaattaaaagaaaacccaACATAAAGTGTGTTAGTAGTTTTAACAACCCAAAAGGAACATGACAGATTTGATGGAATTTTGCCAGAGTTATGGCTATAACTCACTTATGCCCAGTCTGATCAACAAGATGTTTTTCACACTTGATGTTTGCAATGTGATCTGACAGGATGTAGTCTTTCCTCCACTccagaaaaaaatctgcaatCAGCCAATCAACTTTTAGCATGAGTTACTATAAACAGCATTTGCAGTTGTTCATCAGTAAAAACCTGTTTGGGTACAGTATGTGAAACTATGGACATGGACATAGGTTGTAGGGTTGTATATCAGACATGAATCTGACAAAGGGATTTGTATGTAGAAACTCTATGTAACAGATAAATGACTCATTGTTGACCAACAACAGACAATCTTTGCTTTccacaattttatattttgttttcaacTTTTTGGTGGTAGTGATTTACAGGTATCATAACTTAACAAAATATTGGGACGTGGAGAGGATACTTTACTCATGAATCGTACTATTGCAATCACATCTAATCTCCACACTATGCAGGAAGTACACTCGCAATAATGTAcgtgtatgtttttgtttcactaattttgttgttattgtcagtATCCTACTGTTACTTGTTCCAGTGACACTGTTTCATCTCTTATGTTTCATCGCAGAAGCATTCATGCCAAGAACGCATTGCATGTGAAGAAGACAGATTCAGCCAAATGCTGTCGGCCATCATTATACAGGGAGTCTATAAGCTTCATGAAGGGAGTGATGGACGAATGTACACACATGGCCAACTTCTCTGGTTGGTGTTACAGTGCAGGCAAACCTATATACAGGCAATGTTTCTGATTTGTATCATAACATAAATAGgacaaaagaaagcaaacatCCAAAAATCCTTCAACAGGTGCTGGATCAAAAAAGCACACCTCCAAGCAAATTTACTAAAGAAATGTTTCAGTCACACTGAGAACTTCATCAGACAAACAGCATTACAAGTGGCAGGCTATATatctacagtacatacacacagtattaCTCAGGTAGTTTTTACCTCCTATATCATTGGGCTACTAAGAAAATTATCAGTGCAAACCTTTGACGGAGCCACACATATACACCGTGCACCCGTAGTTTTTCCCACTGCTGATAAATGGTATCTGTCATTCCTTCTGTCATAGTTCCTGTAGACACCAGTCTCATCATCGTGATCCAGGCCAAAGAAGATGCCTACATCCCTCGTACTGGGGTCCTCAGTCTGCAGGAGATTTGGCCAGGGTGTGAAGTCAGATACCTGAATGGAGGACACATAAGTGCTTATCTGTTTAAGCAGAATGTCTTCAGGTAACACTGACTTGTTAGTAACCTTATGCAGTCACTCACTGCTCCCTATATAACAGACACTTAGCAGTTTACTCAATAGTGAGTCATAAATTGAGATTTAGGACACTCACTAATCGTCATCATTTTGCATCACCACGTTCACTTGTGGAGGTGCATAAGTTatttttgcatctataaaatgtgGTGCATTGCACTGTGGGATTGTAAGCAGAAAGTCATGTACATGGCATGGACACTACTTTTTTGGTTCCATTGTGGCATTTTGGAGGGCACTATACAGTGGATAAATTTACACACTTTGAATTCAGACATAACTAAAATGGCATAGGGTAAATATAGTGTATCTAGTGATTATTTGCTATACTTAGAAAGCCACTGAGGGGCTGCTACTGGGAGTTTTCATAGTGACATGTGCTTCCAAGGAAATGAGCGTTTGTTGATGATGGAAAGTTCAGATGTATTGTGCAGATTATTTCAGCTCACCACTTGCTGATCATCCGTTATTGTTCACTGCAGCTTTT is a window encoding:
- the abhd18 gene encoding protein ABHD18 encodes the protein MGVSRLDVFYRRLLLTKLFIGGWGKPEDLKRIFEFRKIIGDRERCKSLVPEDYPVYIDKTEEHTDCQIHDGFFISPLEHLVPGILPTEAVKARFQFIVPKRWQKNRPVCIHLAGTGDHFFWRRRTLMARPMIKETGMASLLLENPYYGYRKPKDQLRSSLKNVSDLFVMGGALILESTVLLRWLEREGYWPLGMTGISMGGYMASLAVTNWPKPIPLIPCLSWSTASSVFTTGVLSKAVNWTELEKQYAINSVYEEIIKLLEYCGADSFKMGQELVKNSPGSVDSLEHLLGLSGDDNASEAKYCKAGGEAEAGRGLLIGGPGDKVDQLLSSVNSSGINLDTLPRSIHAKNALHVKKTDSAKCCRPSLYRESISFMKGVMDECTHMANFSVPVDTSLIIVIQAKEDAYIPRTGVLSLQEIWPGCEVRYLNGGHISAYLFKQNVFRQAIYDAFNRFCLKYPNLH